One window of Gemmatimonas aurantiaca genomic DNA carries:
- a CDS encoding DHA2 family efflux MFS transporter permease subunit — protein sequence MSTQALPQSARRGAEHRWLIAVAVVLAALMQVIDSSIVNVALPDMMGNLGASLDEIAWVSTGYILASVVVIPLTGFLGQLLGRKQYFVGSIITFTIASLMCGAAHSLGALVFWRIVQGIGGGALMTVSQAVLFESFPPEEAGVAMALFGLGVMVGPTIGPTLGGWLTDTYGWPWIFYINIPVGILAAWMIYTYVHDPEDQRRPAVIDYAGIALLAVSVGSLQYVLEHGEREDWFASRLMVALATIGGLGGVALIWRELTTDHPAIDFRVLRHRQMWVGTLLGVVMGVGLYAMAFALPVFLQGNLHMTAEQTGIVMLPGAAATAVSMAVVGRLSGRFDPRLLITMGALTFACAAWQLSLITAESGAHDFFWPLVLRGVGLGMMFVPLTTITLAELSLTELPQGTGLYNFFRQLGGSFGIAGISTLVVRFTAQTRATLVEHLDVTDPSTLSRVDMLTHGMMAKGADPGRAHQQALALLDRQVTGQASVIAYSKIYVISAVIMLSLIPLLLLVRRTSGSASAHAVLE from the coding sequence GTGAGTACGCAAGCCCTTCCCCAATCCGCCAGACGTGGCGCGGAGCACCGATGGCTCATCGCCGTTGCCGTCGTGCTCGCCGCGCTCATGCAGGTCATCGACAGTTCCATCGTGAACGTCGCGCTCCCCGACATGATGGGGAACCTCGGCGCTTCCCTCGACGAGATCGCGTGGGTCTCCACCGGCTACATCCTGGCCAGCGTGGTGGTCATCCCGCTCACCGGATTCCTCGGACAACTGCTCGGCCGCAAACAGTACTTCGTCGGTTCGATCATCACGTTCACCATCGCCAGTCTGATGTGCGGCGCCGCCCACTCACTCGGTGCGCTCGTCTTCTGGCGCATCGTGCAGGGCATCGGCGGTGGCGCCCTCATGACGGTGTCCCAGGCCGTCCTGTTCGAATCGTTTCCGCCCGAGGAGGCCGGCGTGGCGATGGCCCTCTTCGGACTCGGGGTCATGGTCGGTCCCACCATCGGCCCCACCCTGGGCGGATGGCTCACCGACACGTACGGCTGGCCGTGGATCTTCTACATCAACATCCCCGTGGGCATCCTCGCGGCGTGGATGATCTACACCTACGTCCATGACCCCGAAGACCAACGGAGGCCCGCCGTCATCGACTATGCCGGCATCGCGCTGCTCGCGGTGAGTGTCGGGTCGCTGCAGTACGTGCTCGAACACGGCGAACGCGAAGACTGGTTCGCCTCACGCCTCATGGTCGCCCTCGCCACCATCGGGGGACTGGGCGGTGTGGCGTTGATCTGGCGTGAACTCACCACAGATCATCCGGCCATCGACTTCCGTGTGCTCCGACACCGCCAGATGTGGGTGGGCACCCTGCTCGGTGTGGTCATGGGCGTCGGACTCTACGCCATGGCGTTTGCGCTCCCCGTGTTTCTGCAGGGCAATCTGCACATGACGGCCGAACAGACCGGTATCGTGATGTTGCCCGGCGCGGCCGCCACGGCCGTCTCCATGGCGGTGGTGGGACGTCTCTCCGGACGATTCGATCCGCGCCTGCTCATCACGATGGGCGCGCTGACGTTCGCCTGCGCGGCCTGGCAGCTTTCGCTCATCACCGCCGAGAGCGGCGCGCACGACTTCTTCTGGCCGCTGGTGCTGCGTGGTGTGGGACTTGGCATGATGTTCGTGCCGCTCACGACGATCACGCTGGCCGAACTGTCCCTCACCGAGCTGCCGCAGGGCACGGGACTCTACAACTTCTTCCGGCAACTCGGCGGATCGTTCGGCATTGCCGGCATTTCCACACTCGTGGTGCGCTTCACCGCACAGACACGCGCCACACTGGTGGAGCACCTCGACGTCACGGATCCGTCCACTCTCTCGCGTGTGGACATGCTGACCCATGGCATGATGGCCAAAGGGGCCGATCCGGGTCGGGCTCATCAACAGGCCCTCGCGCTGCTCGACCGCCAGGTGACGGGTCAGGCCAGCGTGATCGCGTACAGCAAGATCTACGTGATCAGCGCGGTGATCATGCTGAGCCTGATTCCGCTGCTGCTGCTCGTGCGACGGACCAGCGGATCGGCGTCGGCGCATGCGGTGCTGGAATAG
- a CDS encoding HEAT repeat domain-containing protein, whose product MSRTMSWALAVSCLASVGGSGTMEAQGAVGSRIDGLRDGTIRLTYAAAAGVCGNGSSWYRSRDGRSGTFYGSWNGSSASQREIENTCERGPVRVVIVREDGDTKAIRMYVGGRWKADTGITDLGNVSAVDAGAWLLRQAERGSTKIARSALQAAILGDSIPAGQVLLRIARDESRPQDVRNSAVNWLGEMVGERVSATLDSIAYEPGDRDIRRTAIFSLSRRPKDEAIPALQKMAETLPDRELRRTAIMALAQTRDTQAIAWLEKRLGQGR is encoded by the coding sequence GTGTCTCGCACGATGTCGTGGGCGCTCGCGGTGAGTTGCCTCGCGAGCGTCGGCGGAAGTGGTACCATGGAGGCGCAGGGCGCGGTGGGATCGCGCATCGATGGGCTGCGTGACGGCACGATCCGTCTGACGTACGCGGCGGCAGCGGGGGTCTGCGGCAATGGCTCGTCGTGGTATCGATCGCGCGATGGCCGGAGCGGGACGTTCTACGGGTCCTGGAACGGATCGTCGGCGAGTCAGCGCGAGATCGAGAACACCTGCGAGCGGGGCCCCGTCCGTGTGGTGATCGTGCGCGAAGACGGCGACACGAAAGCGATCCGCATGTACGTGGGGGGACGCTGGAAGGCGGATACGGGCATCACCGATCTGGGCAACGTGTCCGCGGTGGACGCCGGGGCCTGGTTGCTCAGACAGGCGGAACGCGGTTCGACGAAGATCGCCCGCAGTGCGTTGCAGGCCGCCATTCTCGGGGATTCGATTCCGGCGGGACAGGTGCTCCTGCGCATCGCGCGCGATGAATCGAGACCGCAGGATGTCCGCAACAGCGCGGTGAACTGGCTCGGAGAAATGGTGGGAGAGCGCGTCTCGGCCACACTCGACTCGATCGCGTACGAACCCGGGGATCGTGACATCCGGCGCACGGCCATCTTCTCGCTGTCCCGTCGGCCGAAGGATGAAGCGATTCCGGCGCTGCAGAAGATGGCCGAGACGTTACCCGACCGGGAACTACGTCGTACGGCGATCATGGCGCTGGCGCAGACCCGCGATACGCAGGCGATCGCGTGGTTGGAGAAGCGGTTGGGGCAGGGACGGTAG
- a CDS encoding HEAT repeat domain-containing protein yields the protein MVQDLFARRTTRAWGLRLMTLMVVYGVAGVDGAAAQAGGRAPRPPVAQPPVSPPVSPAAPRAPEVPSAPWGAFMDLDMAVEARAAAAAGVSAAVSAAREAAMAIDVERAVAMSARMADVGARIAGDVARNAVAPLAMLQDSWGYAGSASRGGYRTEAPEPWAKQDPADSLYREGRKALSGDAYRKAADLFRAIRDKYPKSSYAPDAPYWEAFALQRLGGESNQRAALDALAFQQREYPRAATRGDAASLSARIEGMLGRRDATLASTLVGRAQNAADGCPNAKEDERVDALNAVTQMDPERAMPILRKVLARREPCTQQLRRSAVWLVASRKQPESASILLNVARTDPDREVREQAVFWMANVQSDEATNMLVELSKGGDDLDLRKRAVYALSRSKSPKAASTLREIVLDTKEPEDLRADALNWYVSSSAFGSGDEMGFLKDVFGRADGQRFRSRVLSSIAGRRTDEARNFLVSVAVNERESLDLRRNAVGMLGSSTNWRVSVSGQNVSVTTSSSNQAAGSATAREQGAAAASALSTVYDKATDLDIRRSALSSLANVREGAGVDKLIDVARNEKNQELRRAAVSMLSRSKDPRAMALLQEIIDR from the coding sequence ATGGTCCAGGATTTGTTCGCCCGCCGCACGACCCGTGCGTGGGGCCTGCGTCTGATGACGCTGATGGTGGTGTATGGCGTGGCCGGCGTGGATGGCGCGGCGGCGCAGGCGGGTGGACGTGCGCCGCGTCCGCCGGTGGCTCAGCCGCCGGTGAGCCCGCCGGTGTCTCCCGCTGCGCCCCGCGCACCGGAAGTACCCAGTGCGCCCTGGGGGGCCTTCATGGACCTCGATATGGCCGTCGAAGCCAGGGCTGCCGCGGCGGCCGGCGTGAGCGCGGCCGTCAGTGCGGCCAGGGAAGCCGCGATGGCGATCGATGTGGAGCGCGCGGTGGCCATGAGTGCCCGCATGGCGGACGTGGGCGCCCGCATCGCTGGAGACGTGGCGCGCAATGCCGTGGCGCCGCTGGCGATGCTGCAGGACTCGTGGGGGTATGCGGGGAGCGCCAGTCGCGGCGGCTATCGTACCGAAGCCCCGGAACCGTGGGCGAAGCAGGATCCGGCCGATTCGCTCTATCGGGAGGGACGCAAGGCGCTCTCCGGCGATGCGTATCGCAAAGCGGCCGATCTCTTCCGCGCCATCCGCGACAAGTACCCGAAGAGCAGCTACGCGCCGGATGCGCCGTATTGGGAAGCGTTCGCGTTGCAGCGGTTGGGCGGCGAGAGCAATCAGCGCGCCGCGCTCGATGCCCTGGCGTTTCAGCAGCGCGAATATCCGCGGGCCGCGACCCGCGGGGATGCCGCCTCGTTGAGTGCGCGCATCGAAGGCATGCTGGGTCGTCGGGACGCCACCCTGGCGAGCACGCTCGTGGGGCGGGCACAGAACGCGGCGGACGGTTGCCCAAACGCCAAGGAAGACGAGCGCGTGGATGCGCTCAACGCGGTGACGCAGATGGATCCCGAACGGGCCATGCCCATTCTGCGCAAGGTGCTGGCCCGTCGTGAGCCGTGCACGCAGCAGTTGCGTCGCAGCGCGGTGTGGCTGGTGGCGTCGCGCAAGCAGCCCGAGTCGGCGAGCATCCTGCTCAACGTGGCCCGCACCGATCCCGATCGCGAAGTCCGGGAACAGGCGGTGTTCTGGATGGCCAACGTGCAGAGCGACGAAGCCACCAACATGCTGGTGGAGCTCTCGAAGGGCGGCGACGATCTCGACCTGCGCAAGCGGGCGGTGTATGCCCTGTCGCGCTCCAAGTCGCCCAAGGCGGCGAGCACACTGCGCGAGATCGTGCTCGATACGAAGGAGCCGGAAGATCTGCGCGCCGATGCCCTCAACTGGTACGTCAGCAGCAGCGCCTTCGGCAGCGGCGACGAGATGGGATTCCTCAAGGACGTCTTCGGTCGTGCCGATGGACAGCGCTTCAGAAGCCGGGTCCTGTCGTCGATCGCCGGTCGTCGCACCGACGAGGCGCGCAACTTCCTGGTGAGCGTGGCGGTGAACGAGCGGGAATCGCTCGACCTGCGTCGCAACGCCGTGGGCATGTTGGGATCGAGCACGAACTGGCGGGTGAGTGTCTCGGGGCAGAACGTGTCGGTGACCACGTCCTCGTCCAACCAGGCTGCGGGCAGTGCGACCGCGCGTGAACAGGGCGCGGCGGCGGCGAGTGCCCTGAGCACCGTCTACGACAAGGCCACCGATCTCGACATCCGTCGCTCGGCGCTCTCTTCGCTGGCCAACGTGCGGGAAGGCGCAGGGGTGGACAAGCTGATCGACGTGGCGCGCAACGAGAAGAATCAGGAATTGCGCCGTGCGGCGGTGAGCATGCTGTCCCGCTCGAAGGATCCGCGCGCCATGGCGCTCCTGCAGGAGATCATCGACCGATGA
- a CDS encoding sigma-70 family RNA polymerase sigma factor yields MTDAELIDGLRAGDHAAERTFYERHVDRVYRLILRMSGRPELAQEWTQDTFLRAFSRIEQFRGDSALSSWLHTIAVSITLNGLRTHKRREAFAAPLEEATTVPRWTGESDPDLKARLKAAIAALPDGTRRVFVMHDVEGFTHEEISEALGVAVGTSKSQLFRAREKLRVALAAFAPTPAMAPPQLGKESA; encoded by the coding sequence GTGACCGACGCCGAGTTGATCGACGGCCTCCGGGCCGGGGATCACGCGGCGGAGCGGACTTTCTACGAACGCCACGTGGACCGGGTATACCGCCTCATCCTCCGGATGAGCGGGCGGCCCGAGCTCGCCCAGGAGTGGACCCAGGACACGTTCCTGCGGGCATTCAGTCGCATCGAGCAGTTCCGGGGAGACTCGGCCCTCTCGAGCTGGCTGCACACGATCGCCGTATCGATCACGCTGAACGGGTTGCGCACCCACAAACGCCGCGAAGCGTTTGCCGCGCCCCTGGAAGAGGCCACGACGGTGCCGCGATGGACCGGCGAGAGTGATCCCGATCTGAAAGCCCGCCTCAAGGCGGCGATCGCAGCACTCCCCGACGGAACACGACGGGTCTTCGTGATGCATGACGTGGAAGGATTCACACACGAGGAGATCAGCGAGGCGCTCGGTGTCGCGGTCGGCACCAGCAAATCCCAGCTCTTCCGTGCCCGCGAAAAACTGCGGGTGGCGCTCGCGGCCTTTGCGCCGACGCCGGCCATGGCACCCCCGCAGCTCGGCAAGGAGTCCGCATGA
- a CDS encoding type B 50S ribosomal protein L31, translating to MAKEGIHPPYHPVVFKDASTGALVLTRSTMTSETKIKLDDGNEYPMIQLEITSDSHPFYTGTQRLIDTQGRVDKFKKRYGR from the coding sequence ATGGCCAAAGAAGGCATTCATCCGCCGTATCATCCCGTGGTGTTCAAGGACGCCTCCACGGGCGCGTTGGTGCTCACCCGTTCGACCATGACGAGCGAGACCAAGATCAAGCTCGACGATGGCAACGAGTATCCGATGATCCAGCTCGAAATCACGAGCGACTCGCACCCGTTCTACACGGGCACGCAGCGCCTCATCGATACGCAGGGCCGCGTCGACAAGTTCAAGAAGCGCTACGGCCGCTGA
- a CDS encoding serine/threonine-protein kinase: MPTSEHFPSDGLFLAFQQALIGRYSLDRELGRGGNGIVYLAHDVRLDRPVAIKLLPPALAGQASTRARFLREARLAAGLSHPHIVPVHSVDEVDDFVFFVMAFIDGETLADRVQQRGPVSSGDAGRWLREVAWALSYAHGRAVIHRDIKPDNILIERDSGRALVADFGIAQMGDDVGELIGTPEFLSPEVALGGVPSPASDLYALGVTAWYLLTGRLPFCGATTAEVVAQHCMRAVPSLTAPEFAIPRRLAQLVEWCLAKEPSERPASADVVATHLGKLLEQRRELPVVLRTFARRTGRMDSGGTLLALVGGLGGSLVVTAVAGATAGVATLVSTMLLAPIAFGVSAARHLLREGFQQADVARAFDAELDAVREESTVESQGFRRLMQRALRSVVRIGATTTAALGVVSMSGLVATLSVSPAVLPVVSLMPLLAVVAGATAASLVLWGVAILGRRELDVRFWHAVWTGRCGMMAFRLARRFGRAVPHRIAATHRATELSIGLAAESLFEGLPRQTRRMLRDVPATLEALRHRARLLRERIDQIGDLRDEAGGALRAATVSTVDALRAERAALQEQFSATVASLETLRLGLLRLHAGATTSVGLQTDLRAASALAEELSRLVEAHHEVDALLAPDEATHHGRHRLGGGLHDTGRDIRGDIANEIRNDIGHGIALSPA; this comes from the coding sequence ATGCCCACATCCGAGCACTTCCCATCCGACGGGCTCTTCCTGGCATTCCAGCAGGCGCTGATCGGGCGCTATTCACTCGATCGGGAACTGGGACGCGGCGGCAACGGCATCGTCTACCTCGCCCATGACGTGCGCCTCGATCGTCCAGTGGCGATCAAACTGCTGCCGCCCGCGCTCGCGGGGCAGGCCTCCACGCGTGCGCGTTTTCTGCGGGAAGCGCGTCTGGCTGCCGGGCTCTCGCATCCGCACATCGTTCCCGTGCATTCCGTCGACGAAGTGGACGACTTCGTGTTCTTCGTGATGGCGTTCATCGACGGCGAGACGCTGGCGGATCGTGTGCAACAGCGCGGTCCCGTCTCATCGGGAGACGCGGGCCGGTGGCTTCGCGAAGTGGCATGGGCATTGAGCTACGCACACGGCCGCGCCGTGATTCATCGCGACATCAAGCCCGACAACATTCTCATCGAGCGGGACAGCGGACGTGCGCTGGTTGCGGACTTCGGTATCGCGCAGATGGGCGACGACGTTGGTGAACTCATCGGGACACCCGAGTTCCTGAGTCCCGAAGTGGCACTGGGCGGCGTACCATCGCCGGCCAGCGATCTCTACGCACTGGGCGTCACCGCGTGGTATCTGTTGACGGGACGTCTGCCGTTTTGCGGGGCTACGACGGCCGAAGTCGTTGCGCAGCATTGCATGCGTGCCGTGCCCTCGCTCACGGCGCCGGAATTTGCGATTCCGCGACGACTCGCACAACTCGTCGAATGGTGCCTGGCCAAGGAACCATCGGAACGACCGGCCTCCGCCGATGTCGTGGCCACGCACCTGGGCAAGCTACTCGAGCAACGACGGGAATTGCCGGTGGTCCTGCGCACGTTTGCACGGCGCACTGGACGCATGGACAGCGGAGGGACGCTGCTCGCGCTCGTGGGAGGACTTGGCGGAAGCCTGGTTGTCACGGCCGTGGCCGGGGCGACGGCGGGCGTCGCCACGTTGGTGAGCACGATGCTGTTGGCGCCCATCGCCTTTGGTGTGAGCGCTGCGCGTCATCTGCTGCGCGAAGGCTTCCAACAGGCAGACGTCGCCCGTGCGTTCGATGCGGAACTGGACGCCGTGCGCGAGGAATCGACCGTCGAATCGCAGGGATTCCGGCGACTGATGCAACGGGCACTCCGTTCGGTCGTCCGCATCGGCGCCACGACGACCGCAGCGTTGGGTGTGGTGTCGATGTCAGGGCTTGTCGCCACCCTGTCGGTATCACCCGCGGTATTACCTGTGGTATCGCTGATGCCACTGCTCGCGGTCGTGGCGGGCGCTACGGCCGCGTCCCTGGTGTTGTGGGGCGTCGCGATACTCGGTCGACGTGAACTCGATGTGCGCTTCTGGCATGCCGTGTGGACGGGACGTTGCGGCATGATGGCATTTCGCCTGGCGCGGCGTTTCGGGCGCGCCGTGCCGCATCGGATCGCGGCCACGCATCGCGCGACGGAGTTGTCCATCGGGCTTGCCGCGGAATCGTTGTTCGAAGGCCTGCCGCGTCAAACACGCCGGATGTTGCGCGATGTGCCGGCGACTCTGGAAGCCCTGCGGCATCGCGCGCGCCTGCTGCGGGAGCGCATCGATCAGATAGGCGACCTGCGTGACGAGGCAGGCGGTGCCCTCCGAGCGGCCACAGTGTCCACGGTCGATGCGTTGCGTGCCGAGCGGGCTGCGCTGCAGGAGCAGTTCAGCGCCACCGTCGCGTCGCTGGAGACGCTGCGTCTGGGCTTGCTGCGGTTGCATGCGGGTGCGACCACGTCGGTGGGATTGCAGACGGATCTGCGTGCGGCTTCCGCTCTGGCAGAGGAACTGTCCCGTCTGGTCGAGGCCCATCATGAAGTGGATGCCCTCCTGGCGCCTGACGAGGCAACACATCACGGGCGTCATCGGCTTGGTGGCGGTCTTCATGACACCGGCCGCGACATCCGCGGTGATATCGCCAACGAAATCCGCAACGACATAGGCCACGGCATCGCCCTTTCTCCCGCCTGA
- a CDS encoding CopD family protein yields the protein MLELTTVAKVLLYAGATVAIGEVVLPASAWPASALPAASPTVSSTGASGSSPSRRVLHIGAAIALLLAPLIWLQAQLSALDIPWPEAATLLGSGWGRNWGPLAVACAVTAVALPRLFGRLSTPLLWIGALAVGFAMGGLGHANADERWPVGARVLDALHVLAMGAWIGALVLALADDRVWPAAAAVRWRRVSRIATIAAPLAALTGVLSSLRLLGAATPAAVIASPYGRLLLAKAVIVLTILALGATQRRRVHAGETPAGNTVRLEVALALVVILLTAALTGSEPPE from the coding sequence ATGCTGGAACTGACGACGGTCGCCAAGGTGCTGCTCTATGCCGGGGCGACCGTCGCCATTGGAGAGGTGGTGCTGCCGGCATCGGCATGGCCGGCATCGGCCTTGCCGGCAGCATCGCCGACGGTCTCATCGACCGGTGCATCCGGGAGTTCACCCAGCCGACGCGTGCTGCACATCGGTGCGGCGATCGCGCTGCTGCTCGCGCCGTTGATCTGGCTGCAGGCACAGTTGAGCGCCCTGGATATTCCGTGGCCCGAGGCGGCGACGCTGCTGGGCAGCGGCTGGGGCCGGAACTGGGGGCCGCTGGCTGTGGCCTGTGCCGTGACCGCGGTGGCATTGCCGCGGCTCTTCGGTCGCCTCTCGACGCCACTGCTGTGGATCGGCGCGCTGGCGGTGGGTTTCGCCATGGGCGGCCTCGGACACGCCAACGCCGACGAACGGTGGCCCGTGGGTGCGCGCGTGCTCGATGCCCTGCATGTCCTGGCGATGGGCGCGTGGATCGGGGCGCTGGTGCTGGCCCTGGCCGACGACCGGGTGTGGCCGGCCGCCGCCGCCGTCCGCTGGCGCCGCGTGAGCCGGATCGCCACGATCGCCGCGCCACTGGCGGCCCTCACGGGTGTGCTGAGCAGCCTGCGGTTACTCGGGGCCGCCACGCCCGCCGCGGTGATCGCGTCGCCCTATGGCCGTCTGCTGCTGGCGAAAGCGGTCATTGTGCTGACCATCCTCGCCCTTGGCGCCACACAGCGCCGGCGGGTGCACGCGGGCGAGACGCCCGCCGGCAATACGGTGCGTCTCGAGGTGGCCCTGGCCCTCGTGGTGATCCTGCTGACCGCGGCCCTGACGGGGAGTGAACCGCCGGAGTAG
- a CDS encoding copper resistance CopC family protein, whose amino-acid sequence MTRSVRSPFLRRFVPAVAVIAAVAIPVVSQADMIPHLRLKASFPAKDTTLASSPEDVKLWLSEPADLATSRIAVTDAAGAAVPTAKLTRGVRSDDPIVAKFTKAPGNGKYTVKWKAMSDDGHVVDGTYGFTVQLAK is encoded by the coding sequence ATGACCCGCTCTGTCCGTTCCCCGTTCCTGCGTCGTTTCGTTCCGGCAGTGGCTGTCATCGCGGCCGTCGCCATTCCCGTGGTGTCGCAGGCGGACATGATTCCGCATCTGCGCCTCAAGGCGTCGTTTCCCGCCAAGGACACGACGCTCGCCTCGTCACCCGAAGACGTGAAGCTCTGGCTCAGCGAGCCGGCCGATCTGGCCACCTCGCGTATCGCCGTGACGGATGCGGCCGGTGCGGCGGTGCCCACGGCGAAGCTCACGCGCGGCGTGCGGAGCGATGATCCCATCGTGGCGAAGTTCACGAAGGCGCCCGGCAACGGGAAGTACACGGTGAAGTGGAAGGCGATGTCGGACGATGGTCATGTGGTGGATGGCACGTACGGCTTCACCGTGCAACTCGCCAAGTAA
- a CDS encoding MbnH family di-heme enzyme: MPVLFGVTGAGAAGAALGAIGAQPPAPSAAARPTARTVPPNGYRWQLPPGFPEPVVPADNPMSDAKVALGRHLFYDTRLSGNGTFSCASCHLQSRAFADALPRAVGSTGEVHPRGSMGLANVAYSPALTWANPLMRSLEQQALVPMFGEDPVELGLSGREQELLQRVRAEPRYAALFAAAYPGGGDPVSLDHIVKALASFQRTMISGRSPYDVFKQGKTSAISASARRGEELFFSEKTECFHCHGGFNFTGTVNYVGKGFVEMEFHNTALYNVDGQGAYPATNTGVESITHDPEDMGKFKAPSLRNVAVTAPYMHDGSIATLEEVIEHYNAGGRTVKSGPHAGVGAESPLKSEFIKPMELTPQEKRDLVAFLRSLTDSTFLRDPRFTNPWRSTR, from the coding sequence GTGCCGGTGCTGTTCGGTGTCACCGGTGCCGGCGCCGCTGGTGCCGCGCTCGGGGCCATCGGTGCACAGCCACCGGCGCCCTCGGCGGCGGCCAGACCGACGGCCCGCACTGTGCCACCCAACGGGTATCGCTGGCAACTGCCGCCGGGGTTCCCCGAGCCGGTGGTGCCCGCAGACAATCCGATGAGTGACGCGAAGGTGGCGCTGGGGCGTCATCTGTTCTACGACACGCGGTTGTCCGGCAACGGCACCTTCAGTTGCGCCAGTTGCCATCTGCAGTCGCGTGCCTTTGCCGACGCGCTCCCGCGCGCCGTCGGCTCCACCGGCGAGGTCCATCCCCGCGGCAGCATGGGACTCGCCAACGTCGCCTACAGTCCGGCGCTCACCTGGGCGAATCCGCTCATGCGTTCACTGGAACAGCAGGCGCTGGTTCCGATGTTCGGGGAGGATCCGGTGGAACTCGGACTCTCCGGACGCGAGCAGGAGCTGCTGCAGCGGGTGCGCGCCGAACCGCGCTACGCCGCCCTGTTTGCCGCCGCCTATCCGGGCGGTGGCGACCCCGTGTCGCTCGATCACATCGTGAAGGCGCTGGCGAGCTTTCAACGGACGATGATCAGCGGTCGTTCCCCGTACGACGTCTTCAAGCAGGGAAAAACGTCGGCCATCAGCGCGTCGGCCCGGCGTGGGGAGGAACTCTTCTTCAGCGAGAAGACGGAGTGCTTCCACTGTCACGGCGGCTTCAACTTCACGGGAACGGTGAACTACGTGGGCAAGGGGTTCGTGGAGATGGAGTTCCACAACACCGCGCTCTACAACGTCGACGGGCAGGGCGCGTACCCGGCGACGAACACCGGGGTAGAAAGCATCACCCATGATCCCGAGGACATGGGGAAGTTCAAGGCGCCGAGTCTGCGGAATGTCGCGGTGACGGCGCCTTACATGCACGACGGCAGTATCGCCACGCTGGAAGAGGTGATCGAGCACTACAACGCAGGTGGTCGTACCGTGAAGAGTGGACCGCACGCCGGGGTCGGCGCGGAGAGTCCGCTCAAGAGTGAGTTCATCAAACCGATGGAGCTCACGCCGCAGGAAAAACGAGATCTCGTGGCCTTTCTTCGTTCGTTGACCGACAGCACGTTTCTGCGCGATCCGCGCTTCACCAATCCCTGGAGATCCACCCGATGA
- a CDS encoding MbnP family copper-binding protein: MSFVTFVAATLIATIPATDSLTPITIRLQAMVADAPFQCGRSYSGIGTTGASITASDFRFYVHNVRLVNARGDTVRAALAPLAPWQDRDVALVDFENGTATCANGTPETHPEITVLAPAGEYRGVAFTMGVPFARNHGDLASQAPPLSLSRLFWSWNAGYKFLRVDMRATQGDSAATAWVIHLGSTGCTGAPGAKAPTSCSHGNRPEIALSGFDPARDVIVADLAALLSRSDVRKNQPQTAMGCMAAPNDADCGGLFASLGLAHPNATGADTPKFFRVGRGALTGASR, translated from the coding sequence ATGTCTTTTGTCACCTTCGTCGCGGCCACGCTGATCGCGACGATCCCCGCGACCGATTCTCTCACGCCCATCACCATCCGGCTGCAGGCCATGGTGGCCGATGCGCCTTTCCAGTGCGGCCGGAGTTATTCCGGCATCGGCACCACGGGTGCCAGCATCACCGCCAGTGATTTCCGTTTCTACGTCCACAACGTGCGTCTGGTGAATGCGCGTGGGGACACCGTGCGCGCCGCGCTGGCCCCGTTGGCGCCGTGGCAGGACCGGGATGTCGCGTTGGTGGATTTCGAGAACGGCACGGCCACCTGCGCCAACGGCACGCCGGAAACGCATCCGGAAATCACGGTGCTCGCGCCGGCCGGTGAGTACCGGGGGGTGGCGTTCACGATGGGGGTGCCGTTCGCGCGCAACCACGGCGATCTCGCTTCGCAGGCGCCGCCGCTGTCGCTTTCGCGTCTGTTCTGGTCGTGGAACGCCGGCTACAAGTTCCTCCGCGTGGACATGCGGGCCACGCAGGGCGATTCGGCGGCGACCGCGTGGGTCATCCATCTGGGCAGCACCGGCTGCACGGGCGCGCCCGGTGCCAAGGCGCCCACGTCGTGCAGTCACGGCAACCGGCCGGAGATCGCGCTCAGTGGATTCGACCCGGCGCGCGATGTGATCGTGGCCGACCTCGCGGCGCTGCTATCGCGCAGCGATGTGCGGAAGAACCAGCCGCAGACGGCCATGGGGTGCATGGCGGCGCCCAACGATGCCGATTGCGGCGGACTCTTTGCCTCCCTCGGACTGGCGCACCCCAATGCGACCGGCGCGGATACGCCGAAGTTCTTTCGCGTCGGGCGGGGAGCGCTGACCGGTGCCTCGCGTTGA